The following proteins are co-located in the Manihot esculenta cultivar AM560-2 chromosome 7, M.esculenta_v8, whole genome shotgun sequence genome:
- the LOC110619289 gene encoding protein NRT1/ PTR FAMILY 4.3, with translation MEMEGRRGSNKEENKSSVVVSYEETTMDWRGRVSNSNKHGGMRAATFILGLQTFEIMGIAAVGNNLITYVMKEMHFSLSRSANIVTNFVGTVFILALFGGYLSDSYLGCFWTMLIFGFVELSGFILLSVQAHLPQLKPPQCNINEEECVEAKGFKALIFFVALYLVALGSGCVKPNMIAYGANQFNQNNPKQSKKLSTYFNVVYFAFSMGELIALTVLVWVQTHSGMDVGFGVSAAAMAMGLISLVSGTFYYKNNPPQGSIFIPIAQVFVAAISKRKQICPSNPDMLNGNNNVLNHHIVGISSDSGKLVHTQRFRFLDNACIKIQDGTNTKESPWRLCTLTQVEQVRKLISVIPIFACTIVFNTILAQLQTFSVQQGNSMDTHLTKSFKIPPASLQSIPYIILIVVVPLYDTFFVPFARKFTGHESGITPLQRIGGGLFFATFSMVAAAIMEKKRRDAAVNSDKILSIFWITPQFLIFGLSEMLTAVGLIEFFYKQSLKGMQAFLTAITYCSYSFGFYLSSLLVSLVNKITSSDSSKTGWLGDNNLNKDRLDLFYWLLAVLSFLNFLNYLFWARWYSCNPSPSFTQQDETHEENYLNHCSFSSSKNIGDESIP, from the exons atggaaATGGAAGGAAGAAGGGGCAGTAACAAGGAAGAGAACAAGAGTAGTGTTGTTGTTAGTTATGAAGAAACGACAATGGATTGGAGAGGGAGAGTCTCCAACTCTAACAAGCATGGTGGAATGAGAGCTGCAACATTTATTCTTG GGCTTCAGACATTTGAGATAATGGGAATAGCAGCAGTAGGGAATAATCTGATAACATATGTGATGAAAGAGATGCACTTCTCTTTGTCAAGGTCTGCAAACATAGTGACAAATTTTGTTGGAACTGTCTTTATCTTGGCCCTCTTTGGTGGATACCTCTCAGACTCTTATCTTGGTTGTTTTTGGACAATGCTCATCTTTGGTTTTGTGGAACTTTCT ggtttCATATTGCTGTCAGTTCAAGCTCATCTTCCACAACTAAAGCCACCCCAGTGCAACATTAACGAAGAAGAGTGTGTTGAAGCAAAGGGCTTCAAGGCCTTGATCTTTTTCGTAGCCCTATATTTGGTGGCACTAGGAAGTGGCTGTGTGAAACCCAATATGATTGCTTATGGAGCCAACCAATTCAACCAAAACAACCCAAAGCAATCCAAGAAGCTTTCCACCTACTTcaatgttgtttattttgctttctccATGGGTGAACTTATTGCCCTTACTGTTCTTGTTTGGGTCCAAACACATTCTGGCATGGATGTTGGCTTTGGAGTCTCTGCAGCTGCCATGGCCATGGGACTCATCAGCTTGGTTTCTGGTACTTTTTATTACAAGAATAATCCCCCTCAAGGCAGCATCTTCATCCCCATTGCTCAA GTTTTTGTGGCTGCCATTTCAAAGAGAAAACAGATTTGTCCATCCAATCCAGACATGTTAAATGGAAACAATAATGTCCTAAACCATCACATTGTCGGCATATCTTCTGACTCTGGCAAACTTGTTCACACTCAAAGATTCAG GTTTTTAGACAACGCATGCATCAAAATTCAAGATGGGACCAATACAAAGGAAAGTCCATGGAGACTATGCACTTTAACTCAAGTTGAGCAAGTGAGGAAACTAATATCAGTCATTCCAATCTTTGCTTGCACAATAGTTTTCAACACAATTTTGGCTCAACTCCAAACATTTTCAGTCCAACAAGGGAACTCCATGGACACCCATCTTACAAAATCATTCAAGATCCCACCAGCTTCACTTCAATCCATCCCTTACATCATCCTTATAGTTGTTGTCCCTCTTTATGACACATTCTTTGTCCCATTTGCAAGAAAATTCACTGGTCATGAATCAGGGATAACCCCTCTACAAAGGATAGGTGGTGGGTTGTTTTTTGCCACCTTTTCAATGGTTGCTGCTGCTATtatggagaagaagagaagggaTGCAGCAGTAAATTCAGATAAAATCTTGTCAATCTTTTGGATCACTCCACAATTCTTAATCTTTGGATTGTCAGAAATGCTAACAGCAGTTGGTCTCATTGAGTTCTTTTACAAGCAATCATTGAAAGGGATGCAAGCATTCTTAACAGCAATCACATATTGCTCGTATTCATTTGGATTCTATTTGAGCTCCTTGTTGGTCTCTTTAGTAAACAAGATCACATCATCAGATTCTTCAAAAACTGGTTGGCTTGGTGACAATAATCTCAACAAAGACAGGCTTGATTTGTTCTATTGGTTGTTGGCTGTCCTTAGCTTTCTCAACTTCCTCAACTATCTCTTTTGGGCTAGATGGTATTCTTGTAATCCATCTCCATCATTCACACAACAAGATGAGACACATGAGGAGAACTACCTCAACCATTGTAGCTTTAGTTCTTCAAAAAATATTGGAGATGAAAGTATACCTTAA